The following proteins come from a genomic window of Heyndrickxia acidicola:
- a CDS encoding bifunctional transcriptional activator/DNA repair enzyme AdaA, with amino-acid sequence MSIDLLFDEMWEKFLVCDGEYDGIFFTAVKTTKIYCRPSCRSRKPKKSNVEFYFKRIEAEKSGYRPCKRCQPEKEQTPQMCLINNVISFLLENYKQNILLEDISKHVGVSSFYLERLFKQLTSETPRTYLEKVRIDKASHLLKTTDLPVIDICFESGFRSLSNFYKVFRGVNECSPSHYRKKMSC; translated from the coding sequence ATGAGTATTGATTTATTATTTGATGAAATGTGGGAAAAGTTTCTTGTGTGTGATGGGGAGTATGACGGAATTTTTTTTACAGCTGTTAAAACGACAAAAATATATTGCCGTCCATCCTGCCGTTCTAGAAAACCTAAAAAGAGCAACGTAGAATTTTACTTTAAAAGAATAGAAGCAGAGAAATCGGGATATCGTCCTTGTAAGAGGTGTCAGCCAGAAAAGGAGCAAACGCCTCAAATGTGTCTGATTAACAATGTTATAAGCTTTTTGTTAGAAAATTATAAACAGAATATTTTGCTCGAGGATATTTCCAAGCATGTGGGGGTGAGTTCTTTTTATTTGGAACGCCTGTTTAAGCAGCTTACTTCAGAAACACCGCGTACCTATCTGGAAAAGGTGAGAATAGATAAAGCATCACACCTTTTAAAAACAACAGATCTTCCGGTTATTGACATATGTTTTGAGTCAGGATTTCGGAGCTTGTCCAACTTTTATAAGGTGTTCAGGGGTGTAAATGAGTGTTCACCGAGTCATTATCGGAAAAAAATGAGCTGCTAA
- the murA gene encoding UDP-N-acetylglucosamine 1-carboxyvinyltransferase: protein MTRVIKIEKSKEVFGTVEIPGAKNSALGLVAACCLTTKPVVLTGIPNILDIKNICNIGTDIGLTIDYRDANEMVVDSSKIHTTVLNHKLTSSFRASYYFVGSLLARFKKVEVGYPGGDDFGSRPIDQHIKGLKALGARFLFFNDYYTVEAEELKGADIFFDTITSGATINLIMAASLAKGKTTIHNAATDPEVVDVANMINLMGGKIRGAGTSKIIIEGVEELHGCQYQVIPDRLIAGSLLMTVGIAGGKLKLENVIPEHLDSCLNKLLEVGFEFEIDPNSITATCRKDVKGIDIITGMYPGLATDLQQPFTSLLLKIQGKSTVTDTVYPKRFAHVSELKKMGANIKVVGNKAIIQGGIPLHGETVYAKDVRAGTSLILAAMQAEGVTTIKDIAHIERGYEDAIGIFSQIGVPIWSEEEANEPLLQNAYSN from the coding sequence ATGACAAGAGTTATTAAAATAGAAAAGTCGAAAGAAGTTTTCGGCACGGTAGAAATTCCAGGAGCTAAAAACAGTGCATTAGGCTTGGTAGCTGCATGCTGTTTAACGACGAAACCTGTCGTTTTAACAGGCATTCCTAATATATTAGATATAAAAAACATTTGCAATATAGGTACAGATATTGGACTGACTATTGACTATAGAGATGCAAACGAAATGGTTGTTGACAGCTCAAAAATACATACAACTGTTTTAAACCATAAACTGACCTCTTCTTTTAGAGCTTCCTATTACTTTGTTGGTTCTTTGCTGGCAAGGTTTAAAAAAGTTGAAGTCGGCTACCCTGGCGGTGATGACTTCGGATCACGTCCAATCGACCAGCATATTAAAGGTTTAAAAGCGTTAGGAGCCAGATTCCTTTTTTTCAATGATTACTATACAGTCGAAGCGGAAGAATTAAAAGGTGCAGATATTTTCTTTGACACCATTACTTCAGGTGCAACGATTAATCTGATTATGGCTGCAAGCCTTGCAAAGGGTAAGACAACGATTCATAATGCTGCAACAGATCCAGAAGTCGTTGACGTTGCCAATATGATTAATTTAATGGGCGGAAAAATCCGTGGTGCAGGCACGAGTAAAATAATCATTGAAGGCGTAGAAGAACTGCATGGCTGCCAATATCAGGTTATTCCCGACAGACTCATTGCTGGTTCCCTTCTAATGACCGTGGGAATTGCTGGCGGCAAGCTAAAGCTTGAAAATGTAATTCCCGAACATTTGGATTCCTGCTTGAATAAACTTCTGGAAGTGGGCTTCGAGTTCGAAATTGATCCTAATTCCATTACGGCTACCTGCCGAAAAGACGTAAAAGGAATTGATATTATCACTGGCATGTATCCAGGTCTTGCTACAGATCTTCAGCAGCCTTTTACCAGCCTTCTATTAAAAATACAAGGAAAGAGCACTGTCACAGACACTGTTTATCCAAAACGCTTCGCCCATGTATCTGAATTAAAGAAAATGGGTGCCAACATCAAGGTGGTTGGCAATAAGGCAATCATCCAAGGAGGCATTCCTCTTCATGGGGAAACAGTCTACGCGAAGGATGTAAGAGCTGGTACCTCCTTGATTCTTGCTGCCATGCAGGCTGAAGGCGTAACAACTATTAAAGATATTGCTCACATAGAACGCGGTTATGAAGACGCAATTGGCATCTTCAGCCAAATTGGTGTTCCTATTTGGTCTGAGGAAGAAGCCAATGAGCCCCTACTTCAAAATGCTTATTCTAATTAA
- a CDS encoding ABC transporter permease, with amino-acid sequence MKTLEVSSDVVERRARLRKEKYKIRFRNLSLQLGLFIVLMGSWEYFSDKKIIDPFFFSSPIAIVQHIWSWALNGTTAGPLWLQFWVTFEETVLSFLLGGVLGIIFGYALGVNEILSVILGPYIKMINAIPRVVLVPIFILWFGLGMSSKVASGLVLTFFIVFFNAFQGVREVDQNLVNNARLLGASKFQLAKHVIIPSALTWILSSLHSSFGFALIGAVVGEFVGATQGLGYLIAQSKGAFDTTGVFAGMLILSITALIADWGVSKLEKRFIAWRYIRK; translated from the coding sequence ATGAAAACGCTAGAAGTCTCAAGTGATGTAGTAGAACGGCGAGCCCGGTTGAGAAAAGAAAAATACAAAATTCGTTTTCGCAATTTGAGTTTGCAGCTCGGTCTGTTTATTGTATTGATGGGCTCTTGGGAGTATTTTTCTGACAAGAAAATAATTGATCCTTTCTTTTTCTCGAGCCCAATTGCGATTGTCCAGCACATTTGGTCATGGGCCTTGAATGGGACAACAGCAGGCCCGCTTTGGTTACAATTTTGGGTAACCTTTGAAGAAACAGTCCTTTCTTTTCTTCTTGGGGGTGTTTTAGGCATTATCTTTGGATATGCGCTCGGGGTAAACGAAATTCTTTCCGTTATTTTAGGACCTTATATTAAAATGATTAACGCAATTCCACGCGTAGTCCTTGTTCCAATCTTCATACTTTGGTTTGGACTTGGAATGTCATCTAAAGTTGCTTCCGGGCTTGTTCTTACTTTCTTTATCGTTTTCTTTAATGCGTTCCAGGGGGTCAGGGAAGTGGATCAAAACCTGGTTAACAATGCTCGCCTTCTTGGGGCTTCTAAATTTCAGCTTGCAAAGCATGTGATTATTCCTTCTGCACTTACGTGGATTCTATCAAGTCTTCATTCCAGCTTTGGCTTTGCTTTAATTGGAGCGGTTGTCGGTGAATTTGTTGGAGCTACACAGGGTCTTGGTTATCTCATTGCCCAATCGAAAGGAGCGTTCGATACAACAGGCGTTTTTGCCGGAATGCTAATCCTATCGATTACTGCGCTCATAGCTGACTGGGGAGTTTCGAAACTTGAAAAACGTTTTATCGCTTGGCGTTATATTCGAAAATAA
- a CDS encoding general stress protein gives MEEHNMRVVGVYYDAHEAVEAIEDLKQEGYDSEDISVIAKHKEEVMEINEETGTRTEEGVAAGAATGGILGGLAGLMAGVGALAIPGIGPILAIGPIAATLTGAAAGAGVGGIAGALIGLGIPEEEAGRYQTDITEGRILVLVDTNAHPKDRNQGI, from the coding sequence GTGGAAGAACATAATATGCGAGTAGTTGGAGTGTATTACGACGCACACGAGGCAGTAGAAGCGATTGAGGATCTTAAACAAGAAGGCTATGATTCAGAGGATATTTCCGTTATTGCTAAGCACAAAGAAGAAGTAATGGAAATTAATGAAGAGACCGGCACTCGCACAGAGGAAGGTGTTGCAGCTGGTGCAGCAACAGGGGGAATCCTGGGCGGTCTTGCTGGTTTAATGGCTGGAGTCGGGGCCCTTGCCATACCGGGAATAGGGCCAATACTTGCTATAGGGCCTATTGCAGCCACTTTAACGGGTGCAGCTGCCGGCGCTGGAGTTGGTGGCATTGCTGGAGCCTTAATTGGTTTAGGCATTCCAGAAGAGGAAGCAGGGCGTTATCAAACTGACATTACAGAAGGGAGAATTCTAGTTTTAGTTGATACCAATGCACATCCTAAAGACAGGAATCAAGGTATTTAA
- a CDS encoding YrdB family protein, with translation MMIGIKYSSLALAFLLELCVLGAICYWGFKTESGLLIKIIFGIGGPFLAVVLWGMFGAPKSSRQLNGWLRFVFEFVFFGSAALALWDAGQPSLAVLFGVLVIVNHVLIYLLDGKHSMSN, from the coding sequence ATGATGATCGGAATAAAATACTCCAGTCTGGCATTAGCCTTTCTCTTGGAGCTATGCGTGCTGGGAGCGATTTGTTACTGGGGGTTCAAAACTGAAAGCGGACTGTTAATAAAAATTATATTTGGCATTGGAGGTCCATTCCTTGCTGTCGTTCTATGGGGAATGTTTGGGGCGCCGAAATCGTCGAGGCAGTTAAATGGCTGGTTACGTTTTGTTTTTGAATTCGTTTTTTTCGGCTCAGCAGCCTTAGCTCTCTGGGATGCAGGCCAGCCTTCTTTAGCGGTACTATTCGGAGTCCTCGTCATTGTCAACCACGTTCTGATATACTTGTTGGATGGTAAACATTCCATGTCCAATTAA
- a CDS encoding CBO0543 family protein gives MKDRKILNVITLLGILGWGFLFRRKGDIKDWFLVYLFKTLVSTLLDEPIIRKKLVKYPHRYFPNFFDSNIVFLYILFPLTCVIFNQFTYRMKPIKIFFSVILFSGPMAFTESLLEKNTDLVKYSRKWNGFYSFVALSFSFLIVRLLTGMVRLIAKNRRYL, from the coding sequence ATGAAGGATAGAAAAATTTTAAACGTCATTACATTACTAGGTATTTTAGGATGGGGATTTTTATTTCGGAGAAAGGGAGACATAAAAGACTGGTTTCTCGTTTATCTCTTTAAAACATTAGTGTCTACCTTGTTAGACGAGCCAATAATAAGGAAAAAATTAGTAAAATACCCACATCGTTATTTTCCTAATTTCTTTGATTCAAACATTGTATTTCTTTATATTTTATTTCCATTGACATGCGTCATTTTTAATCAATTCACATATCGAATGAAGCCAATCAAAATTTTTTTTAGTGTCATTCTTTTTAGCGGTCCCATGGCATTTACAGAAAGCTTGCTGGAAAAAAACACGGACTTAGTAAAGTACAGCAGGAAATGGAATGGATTTTACTCATTCGTTGCGCTATCTTTTTCATTTTTGATTGTTAGATTGCTTACAGGAATGGTACGGTTGATAGCAAAAAACAGAAGATACCTATAA
- a CDS encoding ABC transporter substrate-binding protein yields MKKTTIKKMSASVSGVAVAAMLLAGCSSNSTVSSSSSSSGASGSGSSSKVSIMVGGLEKIIYLPYMLADKLGYYKDQGLTVTLVEESAGQDAELALLAGQVDGAGGFYDHTLDLATKGKQVEDVVTMADVPGETLMVSNRLKNKVKTLADLKGLKIGVTDLGSSTNMLATYNVVKGGAKENEYKPVPVGAGDTLIAAMKNGQIDAAVTSEPTASMLVNDHLAYSFVDMNHQAAAFKALGGGYAATSLYMTTSYVNSHKAIVQKLANAYVKTLKWMSTHTPEEIADMMPTEYYAGNKNLYIQALKGQLPMFTKDGVMPTGVPENVQKILSSFKPEVKSVDLSKTYTNEFVDKAK; encoded by the coding sequence ATGAAAAAAACGACTATAAAAAAAATGTCAGCAAGTGTTTCGGGCGTAGCCGTAGCGGCAATGCTTCTTGCTGGATGCTCTTCAAACTCGACTGTTTCCAGTTCATCAAGCTCATCAGGTGCATCTGGATCAGGTTCTTCTTCCAAAGTCTCCATCATGGTAGGGGGATTAGAAAAAATTATTTACCTCCCGTATATGCTGGCAGACAAGCTTGGTTATTACAAAGATCAAGGCTTAACAGTAACCCTTGTTGAAGAAAGTGCAGGCCAGGACGCAGAATTAGCTCTTTTAGCAGGGCAAGTTGATGGCGCAGGCGGTTTTTATGACCATACACTGGATCTCGCAACAAAAGGGAAACAAGTGGAAGACGTTGTGACGATGGCGGATGTTCCAGGAGAAACATTGATGGTGTCCAATCGGTTGAAAAATAAAGTAAAAACGCTTGCTGACTTAAAGGGTCTAAAAATTGGCGTAACTGATCTCGGCTCCTCAACTAATATGCTTGCCACATATAACGTTGTAAAAGGCGGAGCAAAAGAAAACGAATATAAACCGGTGCCAGTCGGTGCTGGAGATACATTGATAGCTGCAATGAAAAATGGTCAGATCGATGCTGCTGTTACAAGCGAACCAACTGCATCTATGCTGGTAAATGATCATTTAGCCTATTCCTTTGTTGATATGAACCATCAGGCTGCAGCGTTTAAGGCGCTTGGAGGAGGTTATGCGGCTACCAGTCTTTATATGACAACGTCTTATGTAAATTCGCATAAAGCTATTGTACAAAAGCTTGCGAATGCCTATGTAAAAACGCTGAAATGGATGAGCACCCATACTCCTGAAGAAATTGCTGATATGATGCCAACAGAATACTACGCTGGCAACAAAAATCTCTATATACAAGCGTTGAAAGGCCAGCTTCCAATGTTTACGAAGGATGGAGTCATGCCAACCGGGGTTCCAGAAAATGTACAAAAGATACTTTCTTCTTTTAAACCAGAAGTAAAAAGTGTTGATTTAAGCAAGACCTACACTAACGAATTTGTTGATAAAGCGAAATAG
- a CDS encoding isochorismatase family cysteine hydrolase produces the protein MSWRRHPQQLSLKEYADHIIEKRTPSSFFQTELADLLSELGIQHLFITGFETEFFCMFTSISAFDRGYNVTFIKDATGTMNTEDTYKMKGLKIRDFVGTVLHWSSVMEVLDYEEYKGRYSF, from the coding sequence ATCAGTTGGCGCAGACATCCACAGCAGTTAAGTTTAAAAGAGTATGCAGACCATATTATTGAAAAACGAACGCCAAGCTCCTTTTTTCAAACCGAACTTGCTGATCTGTTGTCGGAACTGGGCATACAGCATCTATTTATCACTGGATTTGAGACAGAATTTTTTTGTATGTTTACATCAATTTCAGCTTTTGACAGAGGGTATAACGTAACCTTTATAAAAGACGCAACGGGAACGATGAATACAGAGGATACTTATAAAATGAAGGGGCTCAAGATTCGTGATTTTGTAGGGACAGTTTTACATTGGTCAAGTGTCATGGAAGTACTGGATTATGAAGAGTATAAAGGAAGATATTCATTTTAA
- a CDS encoding MFS transporter has protein sequence MVLDKKRSTFALLALAVSAFAIGTTEFISVGLLPLISNDLHIPVTTAGLTVSLYALGVMFGAPILTSLTSTMNRKTLLLWIMIVFIIGNTIALSASSIEVLLIGRVISAFSHGVFMSIGSTIAADLVPENRRASAISIMFTGLTVATVTGVPFGTFIGQQFGWRLAFLVIIIVGVIALIANSFLVPSDLRKGTKTSFQDQFKLIKNGRLLLVFIITALGYGGTFVVFTYLSPLLQHVTGFAPGLVAVILLVYGVAIALGNMIGGKLSNRNPIGSLFYMFIIQAIILLILFFTAPFKIAGLITILLMGLMAFMNVPGLQVYVVMLAQRYVPGAVDVASAVNIAAFNAGIAIGAYVGGLITNSIGLIHTPWVGAVMVGGAVILTGISRSLERKDQMVTQIQN, from the coding sequence ATGGTTTTAGATAAAAAAAGAAGTACCTTTGCTTTGCTGGCACTAGCCGTTAGTGCTTTTGCCATCGGTACAACTGAATTTATCAGTGTGGGGCTGCTGCCTCTTATATCTAATGATTTACACATTCCGGTCACAACTGCCGGTCTGACGGTTTCGTTGTACGCTCTAGGCGTTATGTTTGGAGCACCTATATTGACTTCTTTAACATCCACAATGAATAGAAAAACGCTGCTTTTGTGGATTATGATTGTTTTTATAATAGGTAATACGATTGCATTATCCGCTTCATCGATTGAAGTTCTCTTAATCGGCCGTGTTATTTCAGCTTTTTCACATGGTGTATTTATGTCTATCGGTTCAACCATCGCTGCTGACCTTGTACCAGAAAACCGCCGTGCGAGTGCCATTTCAATTATGTTCACCGGGCTTACAGTAGCAACCGTAACAGGCGTTCCATTTGGAACATTTATTGGCCAGCAATTTGGCTGGAGACTTGCCTTTTTAGTGATCATAATTGTCGGGGTGATTGCGCTGATTGCAAACAGTTTCCTTGTGCCATCCGATCTTAGAAAAGGGACAAAGACATCATTTCAAGATCAATTTAAATTAATTAAAAATGGCAGACTGCTTCTTGTATTTATTATCACCGCGCTAGGTTATGGAGGTACATTTGTTGTCTTTACGTATTTATCTCCATTACTCCAGCATGTAACAGGCTTTGCCCCTGGTTTAGTCGCAGTGATTCTGCTCGTTTACGGTGTAGCGATTGCCCTAGGAAATATGATTGGAGGGAAACTGTCTAATCGAAATCCTATAGGTTCGTTGTTTTATATGTTTATTATCCAAGCCATCATTCTATTGATTTTATTCTTCACAGCTCCATTTAAAATAGCCGGTTTAATTACCATCCTTTTAATGGGATTAATGGCATTTATGAATGTGCCAGGACTTCAGGTGTACGTTGTCATGCTTGCACAAAGATATGTACCTGGAGCAGTTGATGTAGCTTCTGCAGTAAATATTGCTGCGTTTAATGCCGGAATAGCCATTGGCGCATATGTTGGTGGCCTTATTACAAATTCAATCGGACTTATTCATACACCATGGGTAGGAGCGGTGATGGTGGGCGGTGCCGTAATCCTGACAGGCATCAGCCGCTCGTTGGAAAGAAAAGACCAAATGGTTACACAAATTCAAAATTAA
- a CDS encoding topology modulation protein: MKRIMVIGISPGVGKSTFARNLGKSLKIPVYHLDSLYWKPGWVETSLEEFSKAQQEIVGQALWIIEGNYNNTFHIRAEQADTLIYLELPLHVCLFRVVKRWIMNIGKTRPDMREGCKEKLDWGFIKFIYTTYYSRKKKMNERFQSFQALDSKKKIIALRSKQEIHSYLEVLKSSDLLLYEE; this comes from the coding sequence GTGAAACGAATTATGGTAATTGGGATTTCACCAGGTGTAGGTAAGTCAACCTTTGCACGAAATTTAGGGAAATCTTTAAAAATTCCTGTTTATCATTTAGATTCTTTATATTGGAAGCCAGGGTGGGTAGAAACCTCATTAGAGGAATTTTCAAAAGCACAACAGGAAATTGTAGGGCAAGCATTATGGATTATAGAAGGGAATTACAATAATACTTTTCACATACGTGCAGAACAGGCGGATACATTGATATATTTAGAACTTCCGCTCCATGTTTGCCTGTTTCGGGTTGTAAAGAGATGGATTATGAATATAGGTAAGACACGGCCAGATATGAGGGAGGGCTGTAAAGAAAAATTAGATTGGGGCTTCATTAAGTTTATTTATACTACTTACTATTCAAGAAAGAAAAAAATGAATGAGCGATTTCAGTCTTTTCAAGCTCTAGATTCTAAAAAGAAAATCATTGCTTTAAGGAGTAAACAAGAAATTCATTCTTATTTAGAGGTATTAAAAAGCTCTGATTTACTTTTATATGAGGAATAA
- a CDS encoding isochorismatase family protein, producing the protein MKALLVIDAQNGIVNFGDFQEEIAKIERVIKDFKHQGSPVIFVKHLDDNEESQLYEKSVGADIHSS; encoded by the coding sequence ATGAAGGCCCTCTTGGTAATTGATGCTCAAAATGGTATCGTGAATTTTGGAGATTTTCAAGAAGAAATAGCAAAGATTGAAAGAGTAATTAAGGATTTTAAGCATCAGGGTTCTCCTGTTATCTTTGTTAAACATTTAGATGACAATGAAGAAAGCCAGCTTTATGAAAAATCAGTTGGCGCAGACATCCACAGCAGTTAA
- a CDS encoding methylated-DNA--[protein]-cysteine S-methyltransferase has product MNQLNRISLISPDDPNYQKFYKMYLEKRVPKDYFIGFPFKGIVCCPGCHMHMTDEQNVIFSHRLIDLISLGYKECDACSPLGNGNESQAVKGIIRNYANDIRHDAYLRESISALGESYALAEKWFQNQHHADLHQYLNMKRINALLEEENHLSTETDRIILYHRFWTPVGAMIGCFIDGKLCLLEFADRKELSTELLAIKSTIKGQFKQDDSMVSVQLYKELGEYFSGTRKKFSIPLASMGTDFQLKAWDLLLTIPYGKISTYKFQAELMGKSKAVRAVGRANSTNRIAILIPCHRVIGESGELTGYSGGLERKKYLLEMEASFSGEELSKIE; this is encoded by the coding sequence ATGAATCAATTGAACCGGATCTCTCTTATTTCTCCTGATGACCCCAATTATCAGAAGTTTTATAAGATGTATCTTGAAAAAAGGGTTCCTAAGGACTATTTTATCGGATTCCCATTTAAAGGCATCGTTTGTTGTCCTGGATGCCACATGCATATGACGGATGAGCAGAATGTCATTTTTTCACACAGATTGATTGATCTTATCTCTTTAGGGTACAAGGAGTGCGATGCATGCAGCCCATTGGGAAATGGCAATGAATCACAGGCAGTAAAAGGGATTATAAGAAATTATGCCAATGATATCAGGCATGATGCTTACCTAAGGGAAAGTATTTCAGCCTTGGGAGAATCCTATGCTTTAGCTGAAAAATGGTTTCAGAACCAACATCATGCGGATTTGCATCAGTATCTTAATATGAAAAGAATAAATGCCCTATTAGAGGAAGAAAACCATTTATCAACTGAAACAGACAGGATTATCCTCTATCACCGTTTTTGGACTCCAGTTGGTGCAATGATTGGTTGTTTTATTGATGGGAAGCTGTGTCTCCTTGAATTTGCAGATAGAAAAGAGCTTTCAACAGAGCTTCTGGCCATAAAATCAACAATAAAAGGCCAGTTTAAGCAGGATGACAGTATGGTAAGTGTGCAGCTATATAAAGAGCTGGGCGAGTATTTTTCTGGTACACGGAAAAAGTTCTCTATTCCTCTTGCAAGTATGGGTACTGATTTTCAACTCAAAGCCTGGGACCTTTTGCTAACCATTCCTTATGGAAAAATCAGTACTTATAAATTTCAGGCTGAATTAATGGGAAAATCCAAGGCGGTCAGAGCCGTTGGACGTGCAAATAGCACAAATCGAATTGCTATTTTAATTCCTTGCCACAGAGTGATTGGTGAAAGCGGGGAACTGACTGGATACAGTGGCGGACTGGAGAGGAAAAAGTATTTATTGGAGATGGAAGCTTCTTTTAGCGGTGAAGAATTAAGTAAGATTGAATAG
- a CDS encoding winged helix-turn-helix transcriptional regulator: protein MQKKKYNISVEATLEVIGGKWKCVILCHLTHGKKRTSELKRLMPNITQKMLTQQLRELEEDGVINRIVYNQIPPKVEYELSEYGKSLESILNSLCAWGEKHITKVYGDKFSVLEESVLNDKLKS from the coding sequence ATGCAAAAAAAGAAATACAACATATCTGTTGAAGCAACATTAGAAGTAATTGGCGGTAAATGGAAGTGTGTTATTCTTTGCCACCTAACTCATGGAAAAAAAAGAACAAGTGAGCTTAAACGGCTCATGCCAAATATTACACAGAAAATGCTGACGCAGCAGCTGCGGGAGCTTGAAGAAGACGGAGTCATTAATCGTATCGTGTACAACCAGATTCCCCCTAAAGTGGAGTATGAGCTAAGTGAATACGGAAAATCGCTGGAAAGTATTTTAAACTCTTTATGTGCCTGGGGGGAAAAGCACATAACAAAAGTTTATGGAGACAAATTTTCAGTATTAGAAGAGAGCGTACTGAACGATAAGCTAAAATCATAA
- a CDS encoding aldo/keto reductase yields MKSLQDTAVLNNGAKMPWMGLGVFQVKEGKELVDAVRTAIVKGYRSIDTAAIYENEESVGKGIKEGLKAVGLKRDDLFITSKVWNSDLGYEETLAAYETSLKKLDLEYLDLYLIHWPVEGKYKEAWKALETLYKQGKVKAIGVSNFQIHHLEELMKNAEIVPVVNQVEFHPRLIQKDLREYCQEHNIQLEAWSPLMQGKLLDNKVLKEIAAHHQKSVAQIIIRWDLQHQVITIPKSTKPERIAENAAVFDFSLSKEEMKRIDELNENTRIGPDPDHFDF; encoded by the coding sequence ATGAAAAGTTTACAGGATACTGCAGTACTGAATAATGGTGCGAAGATGCCATGGATGGGGCTTGGGGTCTTCCAAGTGAAAGAAGGAAAGGAATTAGTAGATGCTGTAAGAACAGCTATTGTTAAAGGCTATCGCAGTATTGATACGGCCGCTATTTATGAAAATGAAGAGAGTGTTGGGAAGGGCATAAAAGAAGGTTTGAAAGCAGTTGGTCTTAAAAGAGACGATTTGTTTATCACTTCTAAAGTATGGAATTCTGATCTTGGTTATGAAGAAACGCTTGCTGCGTATGAAACAAGCTTAAAAAAGCTTGATTTAGAGTATTTAGACCTGTATTTAATTCATTGGCCGGTAGAAGGAAAATACAAAGAGGCCTGGAAAGCTCTCGAAACCCTATATAAACAAGGAAAAGTAAAGGCGATCGGCGTTAGTAATTTCCAGATTCATCATTTAGAGGAATTAATGAAGAATGCTGAAATAGTTCCGGTCGTGAACCAAGTTGAATTCCATCCGCGCTTAATACAAAAAGACCTGCGTGAATATTGTCAGGAACATAACATCCAGTTGGAAGCATGGTCTCCGCTAATGCAAGGAAAGCTTTTGGATAATAAAGTGCTGAAGGAAATTGCGGCTCATCACCAAAAATCAGTAGCTCAAATTATCATTAGATGGGATCTTCAGCATCAGGTAATTACCATTCCTAAATCAACAAAACCAGAAAGAATTGCTGAAAATGCTGCTGTGTTTGACTTTTCATTATCAAAAGAAGAAATGAAAAGAATAGATGAGTTAAACGAAAATACACGAATTGGTCCAGATCCTGATCATTTTGATTTTTAA